The nucleotide window CGGGGTGGCCGGATCGCCGTAGCCGGAGAGAAGGTTTTCCGCCGCGGTGGGTTTGGGCGGGGTGGTGGGAGCGGGTTGGCTGGGAGTGACGGGCGGAGGATTGAGAAGGCTCGGTTTTTCCGCCGGGAGGAGGACCAGCCACAGCACGAATGCCAGGATGGCAACCGCCCCCAACCATTAGTGCCATTTCCATGCGCGCATCAGGGGAAGTTAGCACCGTGGCGGCGGTTTCCAACCGCCAAGCCTCTTTGCCATTTCCGAGCTGATGTGTGTTGCTTTCGGACCATGATGAAGAGGGGAAGAAAAGAGGCATGGCGGTTGAAAACCGCCGCCACGATTATCCCAGAAACCCAACGGGGTTTGCCGCGCTCGCCGGATCGTAGAAATTCCGGATGTTCGGCAGGACCTGATCCATGTCCCCATTGCTGACTCCGAACCATCGCAGTAGTTCGCAGATGTACTGATCCGCGGCGAGTTTCGGGAAGATGCGTCCACCACGGCCGATGTCATCCGGGCCATCAATGGCCAATGAGGGGAACGAGCCCTTCACAGCGCCGCCTTGCACCGGACCTCCAAAAACGAACTGGTTGCCGGACCATGCGTGGTCGGTGCCCTGGCCGTTCGAGCGCAGCGTGCGGCCGAAGTCGGAGGCGGTGAAAGTGATGACATCATCGGCCAGTCCGAGAGCCTCCAGCGATTTCTGATACGCGTAGAGCACGGCATCCAGCGTGAGCAACATGCCGCGCTGGGTGTTGAGTAGTTCGGAATGATGATCCCAGCCTCCGAATTCGATGAAGATGGTTTGCCGCGCGAGCTTGAGCTGTTCGCGGATGTAGATCGTTTTGATCGCGGCCTGGAACTGTTGGGAGAGCCAGTGGTTCGGGAACCCGGCGGCGGCGAAGACCGCATTGAGGTTGGCTCCGGAGCCGTCGAAAGACTGTTGGAAGAGAGCGCCGCGTTCGATGCTGTTCGCGGTGATGCGACCATGGGTACGCTGGAACAGGCTCTGGTAATGCTCTTCGATCGGGCTGGCGACAACGTCCTTCAATGCCTGCTCCTTCGCCTGTTGCATCGCGGATGTGCCACCGGTGCCGGTGAAGGAAAGCGCGCCACCGGTGGTGATCACGAACTGTCCTTCGCTGCGGCCGATCTGGAAGGCATTGTTGCCGGACAGCGAGAAATTCATCGGCATGTAGTAGCCGGCGGTTTGTTCCGTGTTCAGCGTGGAGTGGATCACGTCCGCGGCGCGGCCACCCCAACCGGAGAGAACCGGCATGCCCTGCGGCACGGAGGTCTGCCATTGCTCGATCTGGTCGCGGTGGGAGAAGAGGGCCTTGGGCAGGGCGATGTTGCCATCGAGATAGCTCTGCTTGTTCGGGATGGGTTCGATCAGCGTGCCGACGTTGGCGAGGAACGAGAGCCGCTTTTTCGAGGTGTCGCCACCGAGGCCGTTGAACATCTCCGCCAGTCGCGTGCAAGCTGGGTTCAGTCCATACTGGCGGCCTTGGGAATCGGTGTAGTTCAGCGGCAGGAGCTGGTTCCGAGGGATCGCGAGGTTCGAACGCGAAGCGGCATATTCGTCATAACCGCCGGGCGAGTCGCGAGGAATCAGGATATTGAAGGTGTCGCAACCGCCGGAGAGGAAGAGGCACACGAGCGCCTTGCGTTGTCCGCTGAAGCCTCCCGCGGCGGCGGCATGGTTCGCCATCGTCAGATTGAGCAGTGTTGAGAGAATCGAGGTCGAACCGATCGCGGCACAACTGGCTTCTCCAAGGAATTGTCGGCGGGAGCGCATCATCGTGGTCGGTGGTTCGTGTTCATCGCTGCACCGCACCTTCCGGGCAGGTCATCGCCAGCCAGATGGCGAGGGCGGCGCGGTCGTGCTGGGTAAGGGCGGTGTCGTTGAGGCGGGTGAGGAGGATGGCGCGGGTGCGGGCGGTCATGTTGCCCGCGCAGATGAGAAGGTTCACCTGATCCACAAGCGCTTCGGGATTCGCGGCGACCAGCAGGTTGGAGCGGTAGTCGAGCGGATAACGGTGATCCCATGCCG belongs to Luteolibacter ambystomatis and includes:
- a CDS encoding DUF1501 domain-containing protein, producing the protein MMRSRRQFLGEASCAAIGSTSILSTLLNLTMANHAAAAGGFSGQRKALVCLFLSGGCDTFNILIPRDSPGGYDEYAASRSNLAIPRNQLLPLNYTDSQGRQYGLNPACTRLAEMFNGLGGDTSKKRLSFLANVGTLIEPIPNKQSYLDGNIALPKALFSHRDQIEQWQTSVPQGMPVLSGWGGRAADVIHSTLNTEQTAGYYMPMNFSLSGNNAFQIGRSEGQFVITTGGALSFTGTGGTSAMQQAKEQALKDVVASPIEEHYQSLFQRTHGRITANSIERGALFQQSFDGSGANLNAVFAAAGFPNHWLSQQFQAAIKTIYIREQLKLARQTIFIEFGGWDHHSELLNTQRGMLLTLDAVLYAYQKSLEALGLADDVITFTASDFGRTLRSNGQGTDHAWSGNQFVFGGPVQGGAVKGSFPSLAIDGPDDIGRGGRIFPKLAADQYICELLRWFGVSNGDMDQVLPNIRNFYDPASAANPVGFLG